A genomic stretch from Halalkalibacillus sediminis includes:
- a CDS encoding universal stress protein, with protein MAFEYHDIVIAVDGSKASDFAFQKAIDIAKRNHAKLIISHVVDTRVYSTIEAYDRSVSDRVQNDAMELLKSYQERAEKAGIDNVVVDLEHGSPKVKIAKEVAPKHGADLIICGATGMNTVERFFIGSVSEHITRYAKVDVLVVRPEDMVQ; from the coding sequence ATGGCTTTCGAATATCATGATATTGTCATAGCTGTTGATGGTTCCAAGGCTTCCGACTTCGCTTTTCAAAAAGCAATCGATATTGCCAAAAGGAACCATGCAAAACTGATTATCTCCCACGTAGTCGACACCCGTGTATACTCAACAATTGAAGCTTATGACCGAAGTGTTTCAGATCGTGTTCAAAACGATGCAATGGAATTATTGAAAAGCTATCAAGAACGGGCAGAAAAAGCCGGAATAGATAATGTTGTCGTCGATTTAGAACATGGATCGCCCAAAGTCAAAATTGCAAAAGAAGTTGCACCTAAACATGGCGCAGATTTAATCATCTGTGGGGCAACTGGAATGAACACCGTCGAAAGATTCTTCATCGGAAGCGTATCAGAGCACATCACACGTTATGCAAAGGTTGATGTTCTCGTTGTCCGTCCTGAAGATATGGTCCAGTAA
- a CDS encoding EcsC family protein: MGEERILREVSTWELELSDYVSNDFEKVYEIWVKDQFAKLPDNTQHRFFEVMDQWILYTYTFLQSTNAQVDATNRILQVGRTYDESIERVEDLRSISIEKLTYMADQQVARNRLYAFSQGGITGTGGWLLLGLDFPMMIALNLRSVQLIGTCFGYNMHNPLEMILALKVFHAGAMPKRMQYLAWEELKGSMEELEGIMDEQEWITDESWLEPPLQNLFKTLAIVMFKKKMLQGIPIVSVGIGAVSNYKLAKQVSDFAKKFYQYRLIHEKNGWSK; the protein is encoded by the coding sequence TTGGGAGAGGAACGAATTTTGAGGGAAGTTTCCACCTGGGAACTAGAATTATCTGATTATGTATCCAATGATTTTGAGAAAGTCTATGAGATATGGGTAAAAGATCAATTCGCTAAATTGCCAGACAACACCCAGCATCGTTTTTTTGAAGTGATGGACCAATGGATATTGTATACGTACACATTTTTGCAAAGCACAAACGCTCAAGTGGATGCCACGAACCGTATTTTGCAAGTCGGTCGGACGTATGACGAATCTATTGAAAGAGTGGAGGATTTGCGGTCGATTTCGATTGAGAAGCTGACTTATATGGCTGATCAGCAAGTTGCACGCAATCGGTTATATGCTTTTTCCCAAGGAGGAATCACTGGTACGGGCGGTTGGCTGCTTCTTGGACTCGATTTTCCTATGATGATTGCTCTTAACCTTCGGAGTGTTCAATTGATTGGCACATGTTTTGGTTACAACATGCACAACCCTCTTGAAATGATACTTGCATTGAAAGTATTTCATGCGGGAGCGATGCCAAAGCGAATGCAGTACCTTGCTTGGGAAGAGTTGAAGGGTAGTATGGAAGAGCTGGAAGGAATCATGGATGAACAGGAATGGATTACTGACGAGAGTTGGTTAGAACCACCTCTTCAAAACCTTTTCAAGACGCTAGCGATTGTGATGTTCAAGAAAAAAATGTTGCAAGGCATACCGATTGTCAGTGTTGGGATAGGGGCTGTCTCTAATTATAAATTAGCGAAACAAGTGAGTGATTTTGCAAAGAAATTTTACCAATACCGGTTGATTCATGAGAAAAATGGATGGAGTAAATAA
- a CDS encoding class I SAM-dependent methyltransferase, with the protein MEEQIEQLFQWIDQTATIIEQEENVPYLEAVIAASQLLFDREMPDDLEPSYDKSLKDQLGKVHLKDFEMEVRRKAMQLAILKGMKGATQQHHYITPDTVGMFMGYLVQKFMQGEKSYRMFDPACGTSNLLLAVLNQQKGTEIAAFGSEVDATLMRLAFNNTNLQERHVEYFHQDSLKPILLEPVDVVISDLPVGYYPDDETASGYDLKAEEDHSFAHHLFIEQSLKYTKEAGYLFLTVPSFLFESEQKEQLQSFLKENAHIVGLLELPESMFKNKQHQKSIFILQKKGTETKDPKKVMLAELPSFKDAHAMNGMLEQINEWFKNDR; encoded by the coding sequence ATGGAAGAACAAATCGAACAACTCTTTCAGTGGATAGACCAGACAGCAACAATAATAGAACAAGAAGAAAACGTTCCTTATTTAGAAGCTGTAATAGCGGCTAGTCAACTTTTGTTTGATCGTGAAATGCCTGATGACTTGGAACCATCATATGATAAAAGTTTGAAGGATCAACTCGGTAAAGTTCATCTGAAAGATTTTGAAATGGAAGTTCGCCGTAAAGCTATGCAATTAGCCATTCTTAAAGGGATGAAAGGCGCTACCCAACAACACCATTACATTACACCTGATACGGTTGGAATGTTCATGGGGTACTTAGTGCAGAAATTCATGCAAGGGGAAAAGTCATATCGGATGTTCGATCCTGCGTGCGGTACGTCAAACTTACTCCTTGCCGTCCTTAATCAGCAAAAAGGCACTGAAATTGCCGCTTTTGGTAGTGAAGTAGACGCGACATTAATGAGACTTGCATTTAACAACACAAACCTTCAAGAGCGTCACGTGGAGTATTTCCACCAGGATAGTTTAAAACCGATTTTACTAGAGCCAGTCGATGTCGTGATTTCCGATTTACCAGTCGGATATTATCCGGATGATGAAACAGCGAGTGGATATGATTTGAAAGCAGAGGAAGATCATTCATTTGCCCATCATCTATTTATCGAACAAAGTCTGAAGTATACAAAAGAAGCGGGTTACTTATTTCTGACTGTACCTAGCTTTTTGTTTGAAAGTGAGCAAAAAGAACAACTCCAGTCTTTCTTAAAAGAAAATGCTCATATCGTGGGTCTGTTAGAACTTCCTGAATCCATGTTCAAAAATAAACAGCATCAAAAAAGTATATTTATCTTGCAGAAAAAAGGTACTGAAACGAAAGACCCTAAAAAAGTGATGCTTGCTGAACTACCTTCATTCAAAGATGCTCATGCGATGAATGGAATGTTGGAACAGATTAACGAATGGTTTAAAAACGATCGTTAG
- the ytfJ gene encoding GerW family sporulation protein yields the protein MNEHPIQDMMATAMENLKDMIDVNTIIGDPIETPDKSTVILPVSRVGFGYAAGGSQFKGGSNDQNQQSDSSLPFGGGTGGGVSITPVAFLIVQAHDVKMVHLDENTHLVEKLIDLAPQAVEKIQHLMSQNNNRKKDMPNTPE from the coding sequence ATGAACGAACATCCAATACAGGATATGATGGCAACAGCAATGGAAAATTTGAAGGACATGATTGATGTCAATACGATTATAGGAGACCCTATTGAGACACCAGACAAATCTACAGTAATACTTCCGGTGTCCAGAGTGGGATTCGGTTATGCAGCAGGTGGAAGTCAATTTAAAGGAGGAAGCAATGATCAGAATCAACAATCAGATTCTTCTTTACCTTTTGGAGGGGGAACAGGTGGTGGTGTATCCATTACACCAGTCGCATTTCTAATTGTGCAGGCACATGATGTGAAAATGGTCCACCTAGATGAAAACACTCATTTGGTCGAGAAGCTGATCGACCTTGCACCTCAGGCAGTTGAAAAAATTCAACATCTGATGTCTCAAAATAATAATCGAAAAAAGGATATGCCGAATACACCTGAGTAA
- a CDS encoding amidohydrolase, translating to MVGKLFHGNKIYTMAEEGHSVEAVFTENGKIVSTGTLQDLKSTYQDRITEEIEVDGVMLPGFIDSHMHIIGHGERLIRLDLGNIETREEVLTAVEKAASGLTDGEWLIGEGFNENYWDDPVVIHRKELDERSPNHPVMLSRVCRHALVVNTKAMEIAGVDDKSEDIPGGVIGRDQTGELDGSFFDQAQELIKEAMPSVSQNYLERAIETSIDDLLKYGIVGGHSEDLSYYGGFKHTFDAFKQVITRQKNFRAHLLVHHDAVDEFYKEGYEATVKDDWLEFGAMKIFVDGALGGRTALLSRPYKDDPETRGVAIHSDEVLEQLVIKARSMGMAVAVHAIGDEAVEKIVDMIERHPVPSGQNDRIIHAQIMRPELIERMKKLQVIIDVQPTFVASDFPWVIDRVGEDLIRTSYPWKTYIEAGIICAGGSDAPIEHINPLEGIDAAVNRRSSFDGKPYGLEQCLSVFEAIELYTVKPAEVIRKSDEQGRIREGHFADFVILDQDPFEVDSLDLHKIKVTRTIVGEEIVYSK from the coding sequence ATGGTGGGGAAATTATTCCATGGTAATAAAATATATACGATGGCTGAAGAAGGTCATTCTGTTGAAGCGGTATTCACTGAAAATGGCAAAATCGTTTCTACTGGAACATTGCAGGACTTAAAATCTACATATCAAGATAGAATTACAGAGGAAATTGAAGTTGATGGTGTGATGCTTCCAGGATTTATAGATAGTCATATGCACATTATCGGACATGGTGAACGGCTTATTCGGTTAGATTTAGGAAATATAGAAACTCGTGAAGAGGTACTGACTGCTGTTGAAAAGGCCGCTTCAGGTTTAACCGATGGAGAATGGTTGATAGGAGAAGGGTTCAACGAAAATTACTGGGATGACCCCGTTGTGATACATCGGAAAGAACTGGATGAGCGAAGTCCTAATCACCCTGTCATGCTCTCAAGGGTATGCAGACATGCTTTAGTTGTAAATACAAAAGCAATGGAAATCGCTGGTGTGGATGACAAAAGCGAAGATATCCCTGGGGGAGTAATTGGACGTGATCAAACGGGAGAACTGGATGGTTCATTTTTTGACCAAGCTCAAGAGTTGATAAAAGAAGCCATGCCCTCTGTCAGCCAGAATTATTTAGAACGGGCGATCGAAACATCAATCGATGATTTATTGAAATACGGAATCGTCGGTGGACATAGTGAAGACCTCAGTTATTATGGAGGTTTTAAACATACATTTGATGCTTTTAAACAAGTGATAACGCGGCAAAAGAATTTTCGTGCTCACCTTTTGGTTCACCATGATGCTGTGGATGAATTTTACAAAGAAGGATATGAAGCGACTGTAAAAGATGACTGGCTTGAGTTTGGAGCAATGAAAATTTTTGTGGACGGGGCACTTGGTGGAAGAACCGCATTATTATCCCGACCTTATAAAGATGATCCTGAAACAAGAGGTGTCGCGATCCACTCCGATGAAGTGCTTGAACAACTAGTGATAAAAGCGCGTAGTATGGGAATGGCAGTAGCTGTCCATGCAATCGGAGATGAAGCCGTTGAAAAAATCGTTGATATGATTGAAAGACATCCGGTGCCATCAGGGCAAAACGACCGTATCATCCATGCGCAAATTATGAGACCAGAATTAATCGAACGAATGAAAAAGTTACAGGTGATCATAGATGTGCAACCTACCTTCGTCGCTTCAGATTTCCCGTGGGTAATCGATCGTGTAGGAGAAGATTTGATTCGAACGTCATATCCGTGGAAAACGTATATTGAGGCAGGGATTATTTGTGCAGGTGGATCTGATGCCCCCATCGAACATATCAATCCATTGGAAGGAATTGATGCAGCTGTTAATCGTCGCTCGTCGTTCGATGGTAAACCCTATGGTCTGGAACAGTGTTTGTCCGTATTTGAAGCAATTGAATTATATACGGTTAAACCAGCAGAAGTCATACGCAAAAGTGATGAACAAGGGCGAATCCGTGAGGGACACTTCGCTGATTTTGTTATTTTAGACCAGGATCCCTTCGAAGTAGATTCTCTTGATCTTCATAAAATTAAAGTAACCCGGACAATAGTCGGTGAAGAAATCGTATATAGTAAATAG
- a CDS encoding alpha/beta-type small acid-soluble spore protein: protein MANQNSSNQLVVPGVAAALDQMKYEIAQEFGVQLGPDSTSRSNGSVGGEITKRLVQQAEQQFNGNQQQ, encoded by the coding sequence ATGGCAAACCAAAACTCATCAAATCAATTAGTAGTGCCTGGCGTTGCAGCCGCGCTTGATCAGATGAAGTATGAAATTGCTCAGGAGTTTGGGGTTCAGCTAGGTCCTGATTCAACATCTCGTTCGAACGGTTCTGTTGGCGGAGAAATCACAAAACGTCTAGTTCAACAGGCAGAACAGCAATTTAATGGCAATCAACAACAATAA
- the thiI gene encoding tRNA uracil 4-sulfurtransferase ThiI: MNYDHILVRYGELSLKGKNQKMFVQKLKEQVQRKLVDFPATKVRTSRDHMYILLNGEDYEAVLDQCKDVFGIQSFSLAMKVENDEESIKNSALEALKQEAGETFKVTCKRSYKEFPKNSQEMNQVLGGHLLSNTDTWKVDVHNPDVEIRVEIRHEATYITAKKILGKGGLPVGTTGKSLLLMSGGIDSPVAGYLAMKRGVELEAIHFHSPPFTSERAKQKVEDLAQKLTNFSGKMKVHFIPFTEIQQKIFKEAPDYYGMTIMRRLMFRISERVAAERDILSITTGESLGQVASQTMESMHTINEVTNYPIIRPLVAMDKLEIIDISKSIDTYDISIRPYEDCCTIFVPKAPKTKPKREKINAIESSMDFSKEIEKALSELETVTYDSSKKSKEELYEDLF, encoded by the coding sequence ATGAATTATGATCATATTCTAGTCAGATATGGAGAGCTATCATTAAAAGGAAAAAACCAAAAAATGTTCGTGCAAAAGTTGAAGGAGCAAGTTCAACGCAAATTAGTCGATTTTCCTGCAACAAAGGTACGTACAAGTCGGGATCATATGTATATTTTATTGAACGGGGAAGATTATGAAGCAGTTCTTGATCAATGTAAAGATGTCTTTGGCATACAGTCATTCAGTTTGGCAATGAAAGTTGAGAATGATGAAGAGTCTATAAAAAATTCTGCTTTAGAGGCATTGAAACAAGAAGCAGGCGAGACATTTAAGGTAACTTGTAAAAGATCTTATAAAGAATTTCCGAAGAACTCTCAAGAAATGAACCAAGTACTAGGTGGACACCTACTTAGCAACACGGATACGTGGAAAGTGGATGTTCATAATCCTGATGTAGAAATTCGAGTTGAAATCAGACATGAAGCCACTTATATTACCGCGAAGAAGATACTTGGAAAAGGTGGATTGCCAGTAGGAACAACCGGCAAATCATTGTTATTGATGTCTGGTGGAATTGATAGTCCAGTCGCTGGTTATCTAGCTATGAAGCGCGGGGTAGAGTTGGAGGCAATCCATTTTCACTCTCCGCCTTTTACAAGTGAGCGTGCAAAACAAAAAGTTGAAGACTTAGCTCAAAAGTTAACGAACTTTAGTGGAAAAATGAAGGTGCATTTTATTCCTTTCACTGAAATTCAACAGAAAATTTTTAAAGAAGCACCCGACTATTATGGTATGACCATTATGAGGCGTTTAATGTTCCGTATTAGTGAGCGGGTCGCTGCGGAAAGAGACATTTTATCAATAACAACTGGTGAAAGCTTAGGCCAAGTAGCAAGTCAAACGATGGAAAGCATGCATACGATCAATGAGGTGACGAACTATCCAATCATCCGTCCTTTAGTGGCGATGGACAAGCTAGAAATTATTGATATTTCGAAATCGATTGATACGTATGATATTTCAATTCGTCCTTATGAAGATTGCTGTACAATCTTTGTTCCAAAAGCACCGAAAACGAAACCTAAGCGTGAGAAAATTAATGCGATAGAATCAAGCATGGATTTCTCTAAGGAAATAGAAAAAGCTTTAAGTGAACTGGAGACAGTAACTTATGATTCTTCAAAGAAATCGAAAGAAGAACTTTACGAAGATTTATTTTAG
- a CDS encoding cysteine desulfurase family protein — MIYLDNSATTKPSEDVLSTFSRVATDFYANPSSIHQLGGKSEQLLLEAKKQVASLLEIKENEIVFTSGGTESNNLAIKGIAREHKQRGNHIITSQVEHPSVLEACRYLESDGFEVTYLKVDHQGKISLNELKEALREDTILVTIMHVNNEIGTIQPIEDIAELLKNYPKTFFHTDHVQGFGKVKLNYQHEGLDLITISGHKIHGLRGTGCLVKKSPVKLHSLFHGGSQEGQVRPGTENLAGAVSLAKAMRQALEKMSQVNRINELRKRLINELELHESITILSPEKGAPHILNFSVKNFKPEVLIHALGEENIYISTKSACSSKKNDVSHVLAACGHTDDQAATAVRVSMHIEQTEEDIDAFIKAINKILKKYENIMG, encoded by the coding sequence ATGATCTATCTGGATAATAGTGCAACGACGAAACCATCCGAAGATGTATTGTCCACATTCAGTAGAGTAGCAACTGATTTCTATGCTAACCCTTCTTCAATTCACCAGTTGGGCGGCAAATCTGAGCAACTATTATTAGAAGCAAAAAAGCAAGTTGCTTCATTATTAGAAATAAAAGAGAATGAAATTGTTTTCACTTCAGGTGGAACTGAGAGTAATAACTTAGCTATAAAAGGAATTGCCCGTGAACACAAACAACGTGGTAATCACATTATCACGAGCCAGGTGGAGCATCCTTCGGTATTGGAAGCTTGCAGATACTTGGAAAGTGATGGATTCGAAGTGACTTACTTAAAAGTTGATCATCAGGGGAAGATATCGTTAAATGAGCTGAAAGAAGCTCTAAGGGAAGACACTATTTTAGTGACAATTATGCACGTGAACAATGAAATCGGCACGATTCAGCCGATAGAGGATATTGCGGAATTATTGAAAAATTATCCTAAAACTTTCTTTCATACTGATCACGTCCAAGGATTCGGAAAAGTGAAACTGAATTACCAACATGAAGGTCTAGACTTGATAACTATTTCGGGTCATAAAATACATGGACTGAGGGGGACAGGATGTTTAGTTAAAAAGTCTCCCGTGAAATTACATTCATTGTTTCATGGTGGTTCTCAAGAGGGACAAGTTAGACCAGGAACTGAAAATTTGGCTGGTGCGGTTTCGTTAGCTAAAGCAATGAGACAGGCTTTGGAGAAAATGAGTCAGGTTAATCGAATAAATGAGCTCAGAAAACGATTGATAAATGAGCTTGAACTTCATGAATCGATTACAATTCTCTCACCTGAAAAAGGTGCACCGCACATTTTGAACTTTTCAGTGAAGAACTTCAAACCAGAAGTGTTGATTCATGCCCTCGGCGAGGAAAATATTTATATTTCAACTAAATCTGCATGTTCTTCTAAGAAGAATGATGTTAGTCATGTTCTCGCTGCTTGTGGTCATACTGATGATCAAGCAGCGACTGCAGTGAGAGTGAGCATGCATATAGAGCAAACTGAAGAAGATATTGACGCTTTCATTAAAGCGATAAATAAAATTTTGAAGAAATACGAAAATATAATGGGGTAA